The Rhodamnia argentea isolate NSW1041297 chromosome 10, ASM2092103v1, whole genome shotgun sequence sequence GCGGGGCTCTGTTGCTTCTGCCCTGCCACCTTTGAAAGTATGCAACATTACTGCTTCAGTCATCTGTTTCTCTGATTGTTGCTTTCACTGATCTTTTAGCTATCCTCATGAACCATAATCCTACTGCTTCCCTTCCTTGAAGAAACTGCTCAAAATCCTTTCTTGGAGACCTACATATCATATCTGACCTCTACGCACTGAGCTAAGAATGGTGTTCAGGGTGTTTCTCCTACTTCTCTTCGCTCCGATTTTCGTGCAATCTTTAGACGCAGAATTCAATGATGACGTTTTGGGGTTGATTGTGTTCAAAGCCGGGCTTCACGATCCTGAAGATAAGCTTTCTTCATGGAATGAAGATGCTGAATATCCTTGTGACTGGGTCGGGATCAAATGCGATACAAGGTCTAACCGAGTTACCGAGGTTGCTCTTAATGGGTTTTCTCTCTCCGGACACATAGGCCGTGGCCTTTTAAGATTGCAATTCCTCCAAGTTCTATCACTTTCAAACAACAACTTCAGCGGACCTATCAACCCGAGTCTCACGCACAGTGGGACCTTGCAAGTCCTAGACTTGAGCGAGAACAACTTCACAGGATCAATCCCAGATGAAATGTTTCAGCAATGTGGCTCGCTAAGAGTAGTTTCATTTGCTGAAAATAGTCTCACGGGGCGGATCCCTGATTCTTTAAGCTATTGCTCGACATTGGTAGCTGTTAACTTCTCCTCGAATCAGCTATCTGGGAAGTTACCTCTAGGAATGTGGCTTTCAAGGGGGCTTCAATCACTTGATCTTTCTGAAAATTTACTGGAGGCAGAGATCCCTGAAGGAATACAGAACTTATATGATGTTAGGGTTGTGAACCTACGGAGAAACCGGTTCACCGGGCATATTCCCGGGGATATTGGAGGGAATTTGCTTTTACGCTTTCTTGACCTGAGCGAGAATTTGTTCTCTGGGAGCCTTCCAGAATCAATGCAACGACTGGGTCTATGCAGTTCTCTTGATGTACATGGAAATTTACTTACAGGGGAGATTCCAGATTGGATTGGGGAATTGAGAAGCCTCGAGAATTTAGATCTCTCGGGAAACAAACTTTCTGGTCCAATCCCACCGTCAATTGGAGATATCCTGTCACTTAAGCAACTTAATCTGTCAATGAACCTTCTCACCGGAGGCTTACCGGACTCGATTTCAAATTGCAAGAACCTTTCGGTTCTAGATGTTAGCCGGAATTTGTTAACGGGTGGTTTTCCTTTTAAGCGGGACACTGGAGGTGTCTCAATTTTGGGAAGTGGCATAGATAAAAGCGCGGAATATACTTCACTTCCTGCTTCAAGGTTGTATAGTAATCTGCGGGTCATGGACATATCTTCAAATGCTCTCTCTGGTGAAATTCCGGCCAACCTTGGCATCCTTAGTAGTGTGGAGTCACTGAATGTGTCGAGGAACTTGTTCTTTGGTTCCATCCCAGCCAGCATAGGTGTATTAAAGCACACTCAGTTTCTTGATTTGAGCAACAATCAGCTAAATGGAAGCCTTCCTCCTGAAATTGGAGAAGCAAATTTGCTCAAGGACTTAAAGCTGGACAAAAACTTCCTAAGTGGAAACATTCCAACTCAAATTGGGACATGCTCGAATTTGACATCGCTGTGAGTCCTTTATTTGCTGCTTTAATCTCTGTTGCTTGCCTCACATACAATGCAATAGTAGCGTGGCCTAAAGTTCAGCTCCAATGACCTAAGCATATTTGTGTCTGTATATTTTATTGAGGTTTATATGGTACAAACTCCAATTGGAAATCCTATTCACTTTCATGTCGCATCTTCTAACTTTAAAGGTGGTTTTTCTTCCTGGAGACTGGCCAAATTGCTCTCGTATAACTTACATGTCATGGTAGCATGAATAGAGTGAGAAGCACATGGTTGGTGAATTCGGAATATGTGgcttgtttcttcttttcagaTGATTGAAGACAATCACATCTTGTTTCCCATGTATAAATTTACGACGCAATGTCTATTGTCGATAGTTcttatttcttaattttgtgTTGCTCATTCTCTCAAACAAGAATGCATAGATTGTATGATCTTGGAAATTCTCTCATTATGTCATATTTTCATATTGTGCAGGATCCTGTCACAGAATAGCCTGACCGGCCCGGTCCCTCCTGCCATGGCGAACCTCACTAATCTTGAGTATGTGGACCTTTCCTTAAACAATCTCTCCGGAAGTTTACCCAAGGAGCTGGCAAATCTTTCACACCTGGTCTATTTCAATATCTCGCACAACAGTCTGGAAGGCGAGCTCCCCGTTGGCGGATTCTTCAACACCATTCCTCTCGCATCCGTCTCCGACAACCCGTCTCTTTGCGGCTCTGTTGTCAATGATTCCTGCCCCTCGGTCCATCCAAAACCCATTGTCCTAAACCCTAATTCTTCCAACCCTGCAGGTGCTGCATCCTCTTCAAATAACCATCACAAGCGTATTATACTCAGCGTATCTTCCCTTATTGCCATCGGGGCCGCAGCTTTTATTGCCATTGGAGTGATCACCATAACTCTTTTGAATATCCATGTCCGGTCTTCCGTGGCTCATTCTGCTCCGGCACTCACACTGTCTGGAGGTGAAGATTTCAGCTGTTCGCCAACTGCTGACCCAAATTATGGGAAACTAGTCATGTTTTCTGAAGATGCTAGTTTTGTCACGGGAGCCCATGCATTGCTCAACAAAGACTCCGAGCTGGGCCGTGGTGGTTTTGGAGTTGTTTATCGAACGGTCCTCCGTGACGGCCGATCTGTGGCAATCAAGAAGCTAACAGCCTCGGGTTTGATGAAGTCCCAAGATGACTTCGAGAGGGAGGTCAAGACACTTGCAAAGATCTGGCACACTAATCTCGTAAAGCTAGAAGGATACTATTGGACACCATCATTGCAGCTTCTAATTTATGAATTTGTTCCCAGCGGGAGCTTGTATAAGCATCTTCATGATGCGGATGAGCGAAACAGCCTATCTTGGAGGCAGAGATTTAACATAATACTCGGAATGGCTAAAGGATTATCGTACTTGCATCAAATGGGCATGGTTCATTACAATCTGAAGTCGACAAATGTTCTATTGGATGGCTCAGGAGATGCAAAGGTAGGCGATTTTGGCCTGGCGAGATTGTTGCCGATGCTAGACCGTTGTATCTTAAGCAGCAAAATCCAGAGTGCGCTC is a genomic window containing:
- the LOC115749242 gene encoding leucine-rich repeat receptor-like protein kinase PXC2; this translates as MVFRVFLLLLFAPIFVQSLDAEFNDDVLGLIVFKAGLHDPEDKLSSWNEDAEYPCDWVGIKCDTRSNRVTEVALNGFSLSGHIGRGLLRLQFLQVLSLSNNNFSGPINPSLTHSGTLQVLDLSENNFTGSIPDEMFQQCGSLRVVSFAENSLTGRIPDSLSYCSTLVAVNFSSNQLSGKLPLGMWLSRGLQSLDLSENLLEAEIPEGIQNLYDVRVVNLRRNRFTGHIPGDIGGNLLLRFLDLSENLFSGSLPESMQRLGLCSSLDVHGNLLTGEIPDWIGELRSLENLDLSGNKLSGPIPPSIGDILSLKQLNLSMNLLTGGLPDSISNCKNLSVLDVSRNLLTGGFPFKRDTGGVSILGSGIDKSAEYTSLPASRLYSNLRVMDISSNALSGEIPANLGILSSVESLNVSRNLFFGSIPASIGVLKHTQFLDLSNNQLNGSLPPEIGEANLLKDLKLDKNFLSGNIPTQIGTCSNLTSLILSQNSLTGPVPPAMANLTNLEYVDLSLNNLSGSLPKELANLSHLVYFNISHNSLEGELPVGGFFNTIPLASVSDNPSLCGSVVNDSCPSVHPKPIVLNPNSSNPAGAASSSNNHHKRIILSVSSLIAIGAAAFIAIGVITITLLNIHVRSSVAHSAPALTLSGGEDFSCSPTADPNYGKLVMFSEDASFVTGAHALLNKDSELGRGGFGVVYRTVLRDGRSVAIKKLTASGLMKSQDDFEREVKTLAKIWHTNLVKLEGYYWTPSLQLLIYEFVPSGSLYKHLHDADERNSLSWRQRFNIILGMAKGLSYLHQMGMVHYNLKSTNVLLDGSGDAKVGDFGLARLLPMLDRCILSSKIQSALGYMAPEFACRTVKITEKCDVYGFGILVLEVITGRRPVEYMEDDVVVLCDMVRGALEECKAEKCIDGRLGGSFPPEEAIPVIKLGLICASQVPSNRPDMSEVVNILELIQCPSEGQEEIQ